Proteins co-encoded in one Arachis hypogaea cultivar Tifrunner chromosome 13, arahy.Tifrunner.gnm2.J5K5, whole genome shotgun sequence genomic window:
- the LOC112737510 gene encoding pentatricopeptide repeat-containing protein At5g03800 isoform X1 produces MCVCVRETKKLGFSRLLQVQERPHRNVKPTNNDSDNHYYRQMASLLLRSTSFFFSPLPQSNPINLKTPSQFSSFLHSHSHSHTQYKLSIKLNHHHALLPPLLQSTLSHDHQYPLLLDALSASLRFSPHLASAVHAALLKLQEHHTPHLFTALLLAYLKLNLLPAAHRLFLSLPSPPNVVVYSALISAFSKSNNHHHRHHALLFFLHMVHSDVLPNDYAFVAVLTACIQTQNLQFGQQLHAAIVKTGYLDSAFVANALMGLYGKCGGRYSLVLKLFDDMLQRDIASWNTVISVAVKEFMYDDALSLFREMQATDDLRVDDFTLSTLLAACSRSASVVEGFQVHTHAIKVGWGNNLSVGNALIGFYTKWGTIDDVVDLFEEMNERDVITWTEMVAAYMEFGFVDLAMEVFDEMPERNVVSYNALLSGFCKNGEGLKALDLFSKMVEEGMELTDFSLTSAVNACSLLGDYWVSRQVHGFALKFAFGSNACVEAALLDMYTRSGRMGDARKMFCRWELEEFISVVCTSMICGYARNGQLDEAISLIQQSQSEGKMIMDEVAATSMLGICGTIGCHDMGKQIHCHAVKFGYESNIGVGNAVVSMYFKCGNVDDAIGMFNGMPSTDIVSWNTLISGHLLQRQGDKALEVWSDMQKKGIKPDQVTFVLVISAYRLTSLNLVDDCHRLFNLLRNEYQVEPTCEHYSSFISVLGQWGLLEEAEETIKTMPFEPSASVWRALLDSCRLHKNTIIGNRAAKHILAMEPKDPSTYILISNLYSASARWHLSEMVRKDMKEKGFHKHPAQSWIICQNKIHSFYARDRSHPQEKDIYSGLEILILECLKAGYEPDTSFVLHEVEEYQKKDFLFCHSAKLAATYGILMSKPGKPIRIVKNILLCGDCHTFLKYVSVVTKRDIFLRDSSGFHCFSNGQCSCKDYW; encoded by the coding sequence atgtgtgtgtgtgtgagagagactAAAAAGCTGGGATTTAGTAGGCTGCTGCAGGTACAAGAGAGGCCACATAGGAATGTGAAGCCTACTAATAATGATAGTGATAATCATTATTATCGACAGATGGCATCCCTCCTTCTCCgatccacttctttcttcttctcccctcTCCCTCAGTCAAACCCCATCAACCTCAAAACCCCTTCTCAATTTTCCTCCTTTCTTcactcacactcacactcacacaCTCAATACAAACTCTCCATCAAACTCAACCACCATCATGCCCTCCTGCCCCCTCTCCTCCAATCAACCCTTTCCCACGACCACCAATACCCCCTCCTCCTCGACGCCCTCTCCGCCTCCCTCCGCTTCTCCCCACACCTCGCCTCCGCTGTCCACGCCGCCCTCCTCAAGCTCCAAGAACACCACACCCCACACCTCTTCACTGCCCTCCTCCTCGCCTACCTCAAGCTCAACCTCCTCCCCGCCGCCCACCGCCTCTTCCTCTCCCTCCCTTCTCCTCCAAATGTCGTCGTCTATTCGGCCCTCATCTCCGCCTTCTCCAAgtccaacaaccaccaccatcgcCACCATgccctcctcttcttccttcacATGGTACATTCCGATGTTCTCCCTAATGACTACGCCTTTGTCGCCGTCTTAACTGCTTGCATTCAAACCCAAAATCTCCAATTCGGCCAGCAATTACATGCCGCGATTGTGAAAACCGGTTACTTGGACTCTGCTTTTGTTGCAAATGCGCTTATGGGGTTGTACGGTAAGTGTGGCGGGCGTTACAGTTTGGTTCTCAAGCTGTTCGATGACATGCTTCAAAGGGACATTGCGTCGTGGAACACTGTTATATCTGTTGCCGTGAAGGAATTCATGTATGATGACGCTCTTTCGTTGTTCCGTGAGATGCAAGCAACGGATGATTTGAGAGTGGACGATTTTACCCTCTCCACGCTTTTGGCTGCTTGTTCTAGAAGTGCTTCGGTGGTGGAAGGTTTCCAAGTTCACACGCACGCTATTAAGGTTGGGTGGGGAAACAATTTGAGCGTTGGCAATGCGCTTATTGGGTTCTACACCAAGTGGGGGACGATTGATGATGTGGTGGATTTGTTTGAGGAGATGAATGAGAGGGATGTGATAACTTGGACCGAAATGGTAGCGGCGTACATGGAGTTTGGGTTTGTAGATTTGGCAATGGAGGTGTTTGATGAGATGCCGGAGAGAAACGTGGTGTCTTATAATGCTTTATTGTCTGGGTTTTGTAAGAATGGGGAAGGTTTAAAGGCTTTGGATTTGTTTTCAAAGATGGTGGAGGAGGGAATGGAATTAACGGATTTCAGTTTGACTAGTGCAGTTAATGCTTGCAGCTTGCTTGGTGACTATTGGGTTAGTAGGCAGGTTCATGGGTTTGCTCTCAAATTTGCTTTCGGATCGAATGCATGTGTTGAAGCGGCTTTGCTTGATATGTACACGAGGTCTGGGAGGATGGGAGATGCCAGGAAGATGTTCTGTAGGTGGGAGTTGGAGGAATTCATCTCTGTGGTTTGTACATCCATGATATGCGGCTATGCTCGAAATGGGCAGCTGGACGAGGCGATTTCTCTTATCCAACAGAGTCAATCAGAAGGGAAGATGATCATGGATGAAGTTGCGGCCACTTCGATGCTTGGTATTTGTGGGACTATTGGATGTCATGATATGGGTAAGCAAATTCACTGCCATGCTGTTAAGTTTGGTTATGAATCTAATATCGGAGTTGGGAATGCAGTTGTTAGTATGTATTTTAAGTGTGGGAATGTGGATGATGCAATTGGGATGTTTAATGGTATGCCTTCAACCGACATTGTTTCATGGAATACTTTGATTTCCGGACATCTTCTACAGAGACAGGGTGATAAAGCATTGGAAGTATGGTCAGATATGCAGAAGAAAGGCATAAAGCCTGACCAAGTCACATTTGTTTTGGTCATTTCTGCTTACAGGCTAACTAGCTtgaatttggttgatgattgtcATCGTTTGTTTAATTTGTTGCGAAACGAATATCAAGTTGAGCCTACTTGCGAACACTATTCTTCCTTCATCAGTGTTTTGGGTCAGTGGGGTCTTCTGGAAGAAGCAGAGGAAACCATCAAGACAATGCCTTTTGAGCCTTCAGCTTCTGTTTGGCGTGCTTTGCTTGACAGTTGCAGACTACACAAGAACACAATCATTGGAAACCGGGCTGCCAAGCATATTCTTGCCATGGAACCTAAGGATCCATCAACCTACATACTCATTTCAAATTTGTATTCTGCTTCTGCAAGATGGCACTTGTCTGAAATGGTAAGAAAGGATATGAAAGAAAAGGGATTTCACAAACATCCGGCACAAAGTTGGATCATTTGTCAGAATAAGATACATTCATTCTATGCAAGAGATAGATCCCATCCCCAAGAGAAAGACATATATAGCGGATTGGAGATTCTAATCTTGGAGTGCCTAAAAGCTGGGTATGAACCTGATACAAGTTTTGTTCTGCATGAAGTAGAGGAATATCAAAAGAAAGATTTTCTGTTCTGTCATAGTGCAAAGCTGGCAGCTACTTATGGAATTCTGATGAGCAAACCAGGGAAGCCAATTCGGATTGTGAAGAATATCCTTCTCTGTGGGGACTGCCATACATTCCTAAAATATGTATCCGTTGTCACTAAGAGGGATATTTTTCTTAGAGATTCTTCAGGATTTCATTGTTTCTCCAATGGCCAGTGCTCTTGTAAAGACTATTGGTGA
- the LOC112737510 gene encoding pentatricopeptide repeat-containing protein At5g03800 isoform X2, with amino-acid sequence MASLLLRSTSFFFSPLPQSNPINLKTPSQFSSFLHSHSHSHTQYKLSIKLNHHHALLPPLLQSTLSHDHQYPLLLDALSASLRFSPHLASAVHAALLKLQEHHTPHLFTALLLAYLKLNLLPAAHRLFLSLPSPPNVVVYSALISAFSKSNNHHHRHHALLFFLHMVHSDVLPNDYAFVAVLTACIQTQNLQFGQQLHAAIVKTGYLDSAFVANALMGLYGKCGGRYSLVLKLFDDMLQRDIASWNTVISVAVKEFMYDDALSLFREMQATDDLRVDDFTLSTLLAACSRSASVVEGFQVHTHAIKVGWGNNLSVGNALIGFYTKWGTIDDVVDLFEEMNERDVITWTEMVAAYMEFGFVDLAMEVFDEMPERNVVSYNALLSGFCKNGEGLKALDLFSKMVEEGMELTDFSLTSAVNACSLLGDYWVSRQVHGFALKFAFGSNACVEAALLDMYTRSGRMGDARKMFCRWELEEFISVVCTSMICGYARNGQLDEAISLIQQSQSEGKMIMDEVAATSMLGICGTIGCHDMGKQIHCHAVKFGYESNIGVGNAVVSMYFKCGNVDDAIGMFNGMPSTDIVSWNTLISGHLLQRQGDKALEVWSDMQKKGIKPDQVTFVLVISAYRLTSLNLVDDCHRLFNLLRNEYQVEPTCEHYSSFISVLGQWGLLEEAEETIKTMPFEPSASVWRALLDSCRLHKNTIIGNRAAKHILAMEPKDPSTYILISNLYSASARWHLSEMVRKDMKEKGFHKHPAQSWIICQNKIHSFYARDRSHPQEKDIYSGLEILILECLKAGYEPDTSFVLHEVEEYQKKDFLFCHSAKLAATYGILMSKPGKPIRIVKNILLCGDCHTFLKYVSVVTKRDIFLRDSSGFHCFSNGQCSCKDYW; translated from the coding sequence ATGGCATCCCTCCTTCTCCgatccacttctttcttcttctcccctcTCCCTCAGTCAAACCCCATCAACCTCAAAACCCCTTCTCAATTTTCCTCCTTTCTTcactcacactcacactcacacaCTCAATACAAACTCTCCATCAAACTCAACCACCATCATGCCCTCCTGCCCCCTCTCCTCCAATCAACCCTTTCCCACGACCACCAATACCCCCTCCTCCTCGACGCCCTCTCCGCCTCCCTCCGCTTCTCCCCACACCTCGCCTCCGCTGTCCACGCCGCCCTCCTCAAGCTCCAAGAACACCACACCCCACACCTCTTCACTGCCCTCCTCCTCGCCTACCTCAAGCTCAACCTCCTCCCCGCCGCCCACCGCCTCTTCCTCTCCCTCCCTTCTCCTCCAAATGTCGTCGTCTATTCGGCCCTCATCTCCGCCTTCTCCAAgtccaacaaccaccaccatcgcCACCATgccctcctcttcttccttcacATGGTACATTCCGATGTTCTCCCTAATGACTACGCCTTTGTCGCCGTCTTAACTGCTTGCATTCAAACCCAAAATCTCCAATTCGGCCAGCAATTACATGCCGCGATTGTGAAAACCGGTTACTTGGACTCTGCTTTTGTTGCAAATGCGCTTATGGGGTTGTACGGTAAGTGTGGCGGGCGTTACAGTTTGGTTCTCAAGCTGTTCGATGACATGCTTCAAAGGGACATTGCGTCGTGGAACACTGTTATATCTGTTGCCGTGAAGGAATTCATGTATGATGACGCTCTTTCGTTGTTCCGTGAGATGCAAGCAACGGATGATTTGAGAGTGGACGATTTTACCCTCTCCACGCTTTTGGCTGCTTGTTCTAGAAGTGCTTCGGTGGTGGAAGGTTTCCAAGTTCACACGCACGCTATTAAGGTTGGGTGGGGAAACAATTTGAGCGTTGGCAATGCGCTTATTGGGTTCTACACCAAGTGGGGGACGATTGATGATGTGGTGGATTTGTTTGAGGAGATGAATGAGAGGGATGTGATAACTTGGACCGAAATGGTAGCGGCGTACATGGAGTTTGGGTTTGTAGATTTGGCAATGGAGGTGTTTGATGAGATGCCGGAGAGAAACGTGGTGTCTTATAATGCTTTATTGTCTGGGTTTTGTAAGAATGGGGAAGGTTTAAAGGCTTTGGATTTGTTTTCAAAGATGGTGGAGGAGGGAATGGAATTAACGGATTTCAGTTTGACTAGTGCAGTTAATGCTTGCAGCTTGCTTGGTGACTATTGGGTTAGTAGGCAGGTTCATGGGTTTGCTCTCAAATTTGCTTTCGGATCGAATGCATGTGTTGAAGCGGCTTTGCTTGATATGTACACGAGGTCTGGGAGGATGGGAGATGCCAGGAAGATGTTCTGTAGGTGGGAGTTGGAGGAATTCATCTCTGTGGTTTGTACATCCATGATATGCGGCTATGCTCGAAATGGGCAGCTGGACGAGGCGATTTCTCTTATCCAACAGAGTCAATCAGAAGGGAAGATGATCATGGATGAAGTTGCGGCCACTTCGATGCTTGGTATTTGTGGGACTATTGGATGTCATGATATGGGTAAGCAAATTCACTGCCATGCTGTTAAGTTTGGTTATGAATCTAATATCGGAGTTGGGAATGCAGTTGTTAGTATGTATTTTAAGTGTGGGAATGTGGATGATGCAATTGGGATGTTTAATGGTATGCCTTCAACCGACATTGTTTCATGGAATACTTTGATTTCCGGACATCTTCTACAGAGACAGGGTGATAAAGCATTGGAAGTATGGTCAGATATGCAGAAGAAAGGCATAAAGCCTGACCAAGTCACATTTGTTTTGGTCATTTCTGCTTACAGGCTAACTAGCTtgaatttggttgatgattgtcATCGTTTGTTTAATTTGTTGCGAAACGAATATCAAGTTGAGCCTACTTGCGAACACTATTCTTCCTTCATCAGTGTTTTGGGTCAGTGGGGTCTTCTGGAAGAAGCAGAGGAAACCATCAAGACAATGCCTTTTGAGCCTTCAGCTTCTGTTTGGCGTGCTTTGCTTGACAGTTGCAGACTACACAAGAACACAATCATTGGAAACCGGGCTGCCAAGCATATTCTTGCCATGGAACCTAAGGATCCATCAACCTACATACTCATTTCAAATTTGTATTCTGCTTCTGCAAGATGGCACTTGTCTGAAATGGTAAGAAAGGATATGAAAGAAAAGGGATTTCACAAACATCCGGCACAAAGTTGGATCATTTGTCAGAATAAGATACATTCATTCTATGCAAGAGATAGATCCCATCCCCAAGAGAAAGACATATATAGCGGATTGGAGATTCTAATCTTGGAGTGCCTAAAAGCTGGGTATGAACCTGATACAAGTTTTGTTCTGCATGAAGTAGAGGAATATCAAAAGAAAGATTTTCTGTTCTGTCATAGTGCAAAGCTGGCAGCTACTTATGGAATTCTGATGAGCAAACCAGGGAAGCCAATTCGGATTGTGAAGAATATCCTTCTCTGTGGGGACTGCCATACATTCCTAAAATATGTATCCGTTGTCACTAAGAGGGATATTTTTCTTAGAGATTCTTCAGGATTTCATTGTTTCTCCAATGGCCAGTGCTCTTGTAAAGACTATTGGTGA
- the LOC112737512 gene encoding mitogen-activated protein kinase kinase kinase 18 yields MEWSRGHTIGHGSSGTVSIATRRDGCRVFAVKSSELCNSESLQREQRILSSLCSPYVVNFKGSDITMENNKLYYNLFMEYMPFGTLSSEINRHGGRLDEAKIKTYTRQIVQGLEYIHSKGLVHCDIKCSNILIGTEGAKIGDLGCAKSVVDPRISGTPMLMAPEAVRGEDQGCASDIWSLGCTIIEMAKGEAAWPNLLDPFCVLYHIAYSGEVPEIPWFLSEEGKDFLGKCLRWNPEERCTATQLLNHPFLGEFNSKVESNSTSPTSILEHGFWSCVEEGSHTTRTTSLGDLPPDRVRMLGLCSEESCWASWNDDDDDGNWITIRRNECDSWGEGVFGNFGSETASSSNGGLDLKELVESNVSGRNCSKQ; encoded by the coding sequence ATGGAGTGGAGTAGAGGACACACTATAGGCCATGGATCCTCAGGCACCGTATCTATAGCCACCCGCCGTGACGGCTGCCGTGTATTCGCCGTGAAATCATCGGAGCTATGCAATTCAGAATCTTTACAAAGAGAACAGAGGATTTTATCTTCTCTATGCTCTCCTTATGTGGTTAATTTCAAAGGGAGTGACATAACCATGGAGAACAACAAGCTCTACTACAATCTCTTCATGGAGTACATGCCATTCGGAACCCTTTCCTCGGAAATTAACCGGCACGGCGGCCGGCTCGATGAGGCAAAAATTAAGACCTACACAAGGCAAATTGTGCAGGGGCTAGAGTATATACACTCTAAAGGGTTGGTACATTGTGACATAAAATGTTCCAACATCTTAATTGGCACCGAAGGCGCCAAGATTGGTGACTTGGGATGCGCCAAGAGTGTCGTCGATCCGCGAATCAGCGGCACTCCGATGTTGATGGCGCCGGAAGCGGTTCGGGGAGAGGATCAAGGGTGTGCTAGTGATATTTGGTCACTTGGGTGCACCATAATTGAAATGGCTAAAGGTGAAGCAGCGTGGCCTAATTTGTTGGACCCATTTTGTGTTCTTTATCACATTGCATATTCCGGTGAAGTTCCTGAGATTCCATGGTTTCTATCTGAAGAAGGTAAGGATTTCTTGGGGAAGTGTCTAAGGTGGAATCCAGAAGAGAGGTGTACCGCTACTCAACTTCTTAATCATCCTTTTCTCGGAGAATTCAATTCCAAGGTGGAATCAAATTCAACATCGCCAACAAGTATTCTTGAGCATGGGTTTTGGAGCTGTGTGGAAGAAGGTTCTCACACAACAAGAACAACAAGCCTTGGGGATTTGCCACCTGACAGGGTTAGAATGTTGGGTTTGTGTTCAGAGGAATCATGTTGGGCATCatggaatgatgatgatgatgatgggaaCTGGATCACAATTAGAAGGAATGAGTGTGACTCATGGGGTGAAGGGgtttttggtaattttgggtcAGAGACAGCTTCTAGTAGTAATGGTGGTTTGGATCTGAAGGAGTTGGTGGAAAGCAATGTGAGTGGTAGAAATTGTAGTAAACAATAA